A region from the Lutra lutra chromosome 1, mLutLut1.2, whole genome shotgun sequence genome encodes:
- the PIGZ gene encoding GPI mannosyltransferase 4, giving the protein MALRVLCASLSLLRLVWCLLPQTGYVHPDEFFQSPEVMAEDILGVEAARPWEFHPSRSCRTVLFPLLTSGSAFWLLRLWEQWGPGRGPVSGYVLLVGPRLLLTALSFALDVAVYHLAPLWGAERWNALVLLSSSYVTLVFYTRTFSNAIEGLLFAGLLVVVSPRLAWSPNPRKPAPGPWGHSWLLGGIVAAGFFNRPTFLAFALVPLFLWSSRGAAHPGFKSLAKETLALLPGASLVAAVFVAVDSWYFSSPSRSSTLVLTPANFLYYNLDPQNLARHGTHLRLTHLAVNGFLLFGTLHAQALQAVWLQLQACRQAFAQMGFLRALGHGCLLSGPRSCLLLLYFTPLALLSAFSHQEARFLIPLLVPLVLLCSPQTQPVPCKGPLVLFNVLGALFFGCLHQGGLVPGLGHLEQVVHPPAPPSLPTHYTLLFTHTYMPPRHLLHLPGLGSPVQVVDLAGTEDWVLCRALNNFTRQPACQVAGGPWLCRLFVVTPGTARPAMEKCHFPLKSETLLFPHLTLEDPPALSSLLSGAWRNHLSLHILELGEKPGNVTKKPPAMSRP; this is encoded by the exons ATGGCCCTCCGCGTGCTGTGCGCCAGCCTCAGCCTTCTCCGCCTGGTGTGGTGTCTCCTGCCGCAGACAGGCTACGTGCACCCAGATGAGTTCTTCCAGTCACCTGAGGTAATGGCAG AGGACATCCTGGGCGTGGAGGCTGCGCGGCCTTGGGAATTCCACCCCAGCCGCTCCTGCCGCACGGTGCTCTTCCCGCTGCTGACCTCCGGCTCCGCCTTTTGGCTGCTCAGGCTCTGGGAGCAGTGGGGCCCGGGGCGGGGCCCGGTGAGTGGCTACGTGCTGCTGGTGGGGCCCCGACTCCTCCTCACCGCCCTCTCCTTTGCCCTGGACGTGGCCGTGTACCACCTGGCCCCGCTGTGGGGGGCGGAGCGCTGGAACGCCCTGGTCCTGCTGTCCAGCTCCTACGTCACCCTGGTCTTCTACACGAGGACCTTCTCCAACGCCATCGAGGGACTGCTCTTTGCAGGGCTGCTGGTGGTGGTGTCCCCCCGGTTGGCTTGGAGCCCCAACCCTAGAAAGCCCGCCCCGGGCCCGTGGGGGCACAGCTGGCTGCTGGGGGGCATCGTGGCTGCTGGCTTCTTCAACCGGCCCACGTTTCTGGCCTTTGCTCTGGTCCCGCTCTTCCTCTGGAGCAGCCGCGGGGCCGCGCACCCCGGCTTTAAGTCTCTGGCGAAGGAGACGCTGGCGCTGCTCCCCGGAGCGAGCCTCGTGGCGGCGGTGTTCGTGGCTGTGGACAGCTGGTATTTCTCCAGTCCCTCTAGATCCAGCACCCTCGTTCTTACGCCTGCCAACTTCTTGTACTACAACCTGGATCCTCAGAACCTGGCGAGGCATGGCACACATTTGCGGCTCACTCACCTGGCGGTCAACGGTTTCCTGCTCTTTGGGACGCTACATGCCCAGGCCCTGCAGGCGGTGTGGCTACAGCTGCAAGCCTGCCGCCAGGCCTTTGCACAGATGGGCTTCCTGAGGGCTCTGGGGCATGGGTGCCTGCTCTCTGGGCCCAGGTCTTGCCTCCTGCTCCTCTACTTCACTCCTCTGGCCCTGCTTTCTGCCTTTAGCCACCAGGAGGCTCGGTTCCTGATCCCCCTCTTAGTCCCCCTCGTCCTGCTTTGTAGTCCACAGACCCAGCCTGTGCCCTGCAAGGGCCCCCTCGTCCTCTTCAATGTCCTGGGCGCCCTCTTCTTTGGCTGCTTGCACCAGGGGGGCCTAGTGcctggcctggggcacctggagcAGGTGGTTCATCCTCCCGCGCCCCCCAGCCTACCCACCCACTACACACTCCTCTTCACCCACACCTACATGCCCCCCAGGCACCTTCTCCACCTCCCAGGCCTGGGCTCGCCCGTGCAGGTGGTGGACCTGGCTGGGACTGAGGACTGGGTCCTGTGCCGAGCCCTGAACAACTTCACTAGGCAACCAGCCTGCCAGGTGGCTGGTGGGCCGTGGCTCTGCCGCCTCTTTGTGGTGACCCCAGGCACCGCCAGGCCTGCCATGGAGAAGTGCCACTTCCCTCTCAAGAGTGAGACGCTCCTGTTTCCCCACTTGACCCTGGAAGACCCACCAGCCCTGTCTTCTCTGCTGAGTGGGGCTTGGAGGAACCATCTCAGCCTTCACATCTTGGAACTGGGGGAGAAGCCTGGCAATGTGACCAAAAAGCCACCGGCCATGAGTCGGCCGTAG
- the NCBP2AS2 gene encoding protein NCBP2AS2, giving the protein MVLRRLLAALLHSPQLVERLSESKPIRRAAQLTAFALMQAQLRGQDAAQRLRALAAGPAGSLGRRAARFRDTFAEELRRGLRERPGSPPGNQRGPGANP; this is encoded by the coding sequence ATGGTGCTTCGGCGGCTCTTGGCCGCCCTGCTGCACAGCCCGCAGCTGGTGGAGCGTCTGTCCGAGTCTAAGCCCATCCGGCGTGCGGCGCAGCTCACGGCCTTCGCGCTGATGCAGGCTCAGCTGCGCGGCCAGGACGCAGCCCAGCGTCTTCGAGCCCTCGCGGCTGGGCCCGCGGGCTCCCTAGGTCGCCGCGCTGCCCGCTTCAGGGACACCTTCGCTGAGGAGCTGCGCCGCGGCCTCCGGGAACGCCCGGGGTCACCGCCAGGTAACCAGAGGGGCCCGGGCGCTAACCCCTAA
- the NCBP2 gene encoding nuclear cap-binding protein subunit 2 isoform X3, translated as MSGGLLKALRSDSYVELSQYRDQHFRGDNEEQEKLLKKSCTLYVGNLSFYTTEEQIYELFSKSGDIKKIIMGLDKMKKTACGFCFVEYYSRADAENAMRYINGTRLDDRIIRTDWDAGFKEGRQYGRGRSGGQVRDEYRQDYDAGRGGYGKLAQNHDKGIYGH; from the exons ATGTCCGGCGGCCTTTTGAAGGCGCTGCGCAGCGACTCCTACGTGGAGCTGAGCCAGTACCGGGACCAGCACTTCCGG GGTGACAATGAAGAACAGGAAAAATTACTGAAGAAGAGCTGTACGTTGTATGTTGGAAATCTTTCCTTTTACACAACTGAAGAACAGATCTATGAACTCTTCAGCAAAAGTGGTGACATAAAGAAAATCATTATGGGCCTGGATAAGATGAAGAAAACAGCATGTGGGTTCTGCTTTGTGGA ATACTATTCAAGAGCAGATGCGGAAAATGCCATGAGGTACATAAATGGAACTCGTCTGGATGACCGGATCATTCGCACAGACTGGGACGCAGGCTTTAAAGAGGGCAGGCAGTATGGCCGTGGGCGATCTGGGGGCCAG GTACGAGATGAGTATCGGCAGGACTATGACGCTGGGAGAGGAGGCTATGGAAAACTGGCCCAAAACCA tgataaaGGCATTTATGGCCATTAA
- the NCBP2 gene encoding nuclear cap-binding protein subunit 2 isoform X2 has product MSGGLLKALRSDSYVELSQYRDQHFRGDNEEQEKLLKKSCTLYVGNLSFYTTEEQIYELFSKSGDIKKIIMGLDKMKKTACGFCFVEYYSRADAENAMRYINGTRLDDRIIRTDWDAGFKEGRQYGRGRSGGQVRDEYRQDYDAGRGGYGKLAQNHNRVSRNFH; this is encoded by the exons ATGTCCGGCGGCCTTTTGAAGGCGCTGCGCAGCGACTCCTACGTGGAGCTGAGCCAGTACCGGGACCAGCACTTCCGG GGTGACAATGAAGAACAGGAAAAATTACTGAAGAAGAGCTGTACGTTGTATGTTGGAAATCTTTCCTTTTACACAACTGAAGAACAGATCTATGAACTCTTCAGCAAAAGTGGTGACATAAAGAAAATCATTATGGGCCTGGATAAGATGAAGAAAACAGCATGTGGGTTCTGCTTTGTGGA ATACTATTCAAGAGCAGATGCGGAAAATGCCATGAGGTACATAAATGGAACTCGTCTGGATGACCGGATCATTCGCACAGACTGGGACGCAGGCTTTAAAGAGGGCAGGCAGTATGGCCGTGGGCGATCTGGGGGCCAG GTACGAGATGAGTATCGGCAGGACTATGACGCTGGGAGAGGAGGCTATGGAAAACTGGCCCAAAACCA CAACAGAGTATCTCGTAACTTCCACTAG
- the NCBP2 gene encoding nuclear cap-binding protein subunit 2 isoform X1 yields the protein MSGGLLKALRSDSYVELSQYRDQHFRGDNEEQEKLLKKSCTLYVGNLSFYTTEEQIYELFSKSGDIKKIIMGLDKMKKTACGFCFVEYYSRADAENAMRYINGTRLDDRIIRTDWDAGFKEGRQYGRGRSGGQVRDEYRQDYDAGRGGYGKLAQNHNPIISSCPKDEMSKFVPHKHWETKL from the exons ATGTCCGGCGGCCTTTTGAAGGCGCTGCGCAGCGACTCCTACGTGGAGCTGAGCCAGTACCGGGACCAGCACTTCCGG GGTGACAATGAAGAACAGGAAAAATTACTGAAGAAGAGCTGTACGTTGTATGTTGGAAATCTTTCCTTTTACACAACTGAAGAACAGATCTATGAACTCTTCAGCAAAAGTGGTGACATAAAGAAAATCATTATGGGCCTGGATAAGATGAAGAAAACAGCATGTGGGTTCTGCTTTGTGGA ATACTATTCAAGAGCAGATGCGGAAAATGCCATGAGGTACATAAATGGAACTCGTCTGGATGACCGGATCATTCGCACAGACTGGGACGCAGGCTTTAAAGAGGGCAGGCAGTATGGCCGTGGGCGATCTGGGGGCCAG GTACGAGATGAGTATCGGCAGGACTATGACGCTGGGAGAGGAGGCTATGGAAAACTGGCCCAAAACCA CAATCCTATCATTAGCAGCTGCCCCAAGGATGAAATGAGTAAATTTGTTCCCCACAAGCACTGGGAAACGAAGCTCTAA
- the NCBP2 gene encoding nuclear cap-binding protein subunit 2 isoform X5, giving the protein MSGGLLKALRSDSYVELSQYRDQHFRGDNEEQEKLLKKSCTLYVGNLSFYTTEEQIYELFSKSGDIKKIIMGLDKMKKTACGFCFVEYYSRADAENAMRYINGTRLDDRIIRTDWDAGFKEGRQYGRGRSGGQVRDEYRQDYDAGRGGYGKLAQNQ; this is encoded by the exons ATGTCCGGCGGCCTTTTGAAGGCGCTGCGCAGCGACTCCTACGTGGAGCTGAGCCAGTACCGGGACCAGCACTTCCGG GGTGACAATGAAGAACAGGAAAAATTACTGAAGAAGAGCTGTACGTTGTATGTTGGAAATCTTTCCTTTTACACAACTGAAGAACAGATCTATGAACTCTTCAGCAAAAGTGGTGACATAAAGAAAATCATTATGGGCCTGGATAAGATGAAGAAAACAGCATGTGGGTTCTGCTTTGTGGA ATACTATTCAAGAGCAGATGCGGAAAATGCCATGAGGTACATAAATGGAACTCGTCTGGATGACCGGATCATTCGCACAGACTGGGACGCAGGCTTTAAAGAGGGCAGGCAGTATGGCCGTGGGCGATCTGGGGGCCAG GTACGAGATGAGTATCGGCAGGACTATGACGCTGGGAGAGGAGGCTATGGAAAACTGGCCCAAAACCA ATGA
- the NCBP2 gene encoding nuclear cap-binding protein subunit 2 isoform X4 — protein MSGGLLKALRSDSYVELSQYRDQHFRGDNEEQEKLLKKSCTLYVGNLSFYTTEEQIYELFSKSGDIKKIIMGLDKMKKTACGFCFVEYYSRADAENAMRYINGTRLDDRIIRTDWDAGFKEGRQYGRGRSGGQVRDEYRQDYDAGRGGYGKLAQNQ, from the exons ATGTCCGGCGGCCTTTTGAAGGCGCTGCGCAGCGACTCCTACGTGGAGCTGAGCCAGTACCGGGACCAGCACTTCCGG GGTGACAATGAAGAACAGGAAAAATTACTGAAGAAGAGCTGTACGTTGTATGTTGGAAATCTTTCCTTTTACACAACTGAAGAACAGATCTATGAACTCTTCAGCAAAAGTGGTGACATAAAGAAAATCATTATGGGCCTGGATAAGATGAAGAAAACAGCATGTGGGTTCTGCTTTGTGGA ATACTATTCAAGAGCAGATGCGGAAAATGCCATGAGGTACATAAATGGAACTCGTCTGGATGACCGGATCATTCGCACAGACTGGGACGCAGGCTTTAAAGAGGGCAGGCAGTATGGCCGTGGGCGATCTGGGGGCCAG GTACGAGATGAGTATCGGCAGGACTATGACGCTGGGAGAGGAGGCTATGGAAAACTGGCCCAAAACCAGTGA